ATAATTATGTAATAATTGTAGGCGTGTATTTTAGTTTTATTTGTTATGCAAGGCGTAATTCTTTCAATAATTGCACAAAACTAACTAGGTCATTCTTTTAACTAAATAAAGTCTGATATTTAAAACATCAAACTTTATTAAATCATAACAATTATATTGACCAATCTATTATTTTTTTGTCTGTATTTCTACGACGCCATGTGCTGCTTCTTCACCGTATTTTTTAATAGCACTAACTCCCTTTAAAACGTTCATAGATTCAATGGAGCTTTCATTTAAATTTTTAACAGTGGCTGCATCACTCTTAATTCCATCAATATAATACAATGGACTTTTATTTGAGTCATTAGACACAAACATAAAACTGTTACTTTCTTCTTCAGAAATTTTTATATCATAGTCATTTGTTGAAGAAGTTTGTATTGAAACCTGTTTATTATTGTCAGATTTTAGTTGCTTAATATCTGTAATATTACTGCTTATACTAGAGTTTCTTATAAGGATACTATTCTTTGTGGTGTCAATGATAATGTAGATTGGGTCAATAGTGTCATTATCAGAAGTGGACTTGTACCTGCTGCTTACTTCTCCATTTTTTTTATTACCTCCAGAAACTTCTATAGAAATGTTTTTAATTTCACCATTTTTATTCCTTACGGTTGTATAAGAAATATCAAAATTTTCTTTCGCTAAGTCAGTTTTAAATTTAATTAATTGATCGTCAGTTGTGCTTTTGTCAATTACCAGTTCAATAATGTTTAAGGTATTTATAATTGTAAATGAAGGAGTAGACGATAATGTTTGTTTTGTGCTAAAACTTACTAGTATTAGAGCGAATAGTGGTACTACAAATACACTTTTCATTGCTTTTAATTTATTCAATTTTTGTGGGCTATTCATAAATATATCTTTTGTTGGTAAGTTAAATTAAAAGTAATATAATTTCAATAGTTATCAACGAAGAACTTTCTTCTATATATATTTACCAAAATTCAATGGATGCAAAACTTTCTCTTTATACTTGGAGGGTTAATATTGTTAATAGCAGGGGGTAATTGGTTATTAAAAGCGGCGGTGGACTTATCGTTACGGTTACAAATTCCAAAAATTGTTATAGGGATGACGGTGGTTTCTTTTGCAACCTCTGCACCAGAGCTAATTGTAAGTATAAATGCAGCTCTTGACGGATTTCCTGACTTAGCTTTAGGAAATGTAGTAGG
The genomic region above belongs to Maribacter hydrothermalis and contains:
- a CDS encoding TonB-dependent receptor plug domain-containing protein, with amino-acid sequence MNSPQKLNKLKAMKSVFVVPLFALILVSFSTKQTLSSTPSFTIINTLNIIELVIDKSTTDDQLIKFKTDLAKENFDISYTTVRNKNGEIKNISIEVSGGNKKNGEVSSRYKSTSDNDTIDPIYIIIDTTKNSILIRNSSISSNITDIKQLKSDNNKQVSIQTSSTNDYDIKISEEESNSFMFVSNDSNKSPLYYIDGIKSDAATVKNLNESSIESMNVLKGVSAIKKYGEEAAHGVVEIQTKK